A stretch of the Candidatus Poribacteria bacterium genome encodes the following:
- a CDS encoding winged helix-turn-helix transcriptional regulator — MYLALKGNEKEEEEIIRIGDIEIIPSRYEVWAKGRQVVLTLKEYELLKFLATHPGRVFTREFLLSEIWGYDYYGGTRTVDVHVGRVRSKLDVENPVIRTVRGVGYMLEEV; from the coding sequence ATGTATCTGGCCTTGAAGGGGAATGAAAAGGAAGAGGAGGAGATCATCCGGATCGGCGATATAGAGATAATCCCTTCCAGATACGAGGTTTGGGCCAAAGGCAGGCAGGTGGTTTTAACCCTCAAGGAGTATGAGCTTTTGAAGTTCCTCGCCACTCACCCCGGCCGGGTTTTCACGAGGGAATTTCTGCTGAGTGAGATTTGGGGCTACGATTACTACGGTGGAACCAGGACGGTGGACGTCCATGTAGGCAGGGTGAGATCGAAGCTCGACGTCGAAAACCCGGTCATCAGGACGGTGAGAGGCGTGGGATATATGCTTGAGGAGGTGTGA